The following proteins are encoded in a genomic region of Arachis ipaensis cultivar K30076 chromosome B02, Araip1.1, whole genome shotgun sequence:
- the LOC107627897 gene encoding uncharacterized protein LOC107627897 — MNTIDRRESGVFFVDGPGGSGKTFLYRAIIAELRNKGHIVLVTASSGIAAALLPGGRTTHSRFKIPINAEPSSICNISKQSDLAKLIRQTTAIIWDEAPMANKESVQSLYRTLRDILTNDMPFGGKVMVMGGDFRQVLPVVSKGSKSQMISASIVKSHLWASTKILYLRQNMRSSNDPVFAEYLVHIGDGIEPTIHKDFVRIQTNMAISWEGETSLHKLIEEIFSNLQSHGWDASYMVERAILTPKNHDVQQLNDIIINKFLGQERNLVSFDEVEGDVNNLYQQEYLNSVSTGRLPPHVLKVKKGAPLMLLRNIDPKAGLCNGTRLLCRGTFQNMLDVEILTSYHCGRRAFLPRIKHKTTENSGLPFILIRK, encoded by the coding sequence ATGAATACAATTGATCGAAGAGAAAGTGGAGTGTTCTTTGTTGATGGACCAGGAGGATCAGGCAAAACATTTCTTTACAGAGCTATAATTGCAGAATTGAGAAATAAGGGTCATATTGTCTTGGTAACTGCATCATCAGGAATAGCCGCAGCATTATTGCCTGGGGGTCGAACAACTCATTCTAGGTTTAAGATCCCAATTAATGCAGAACCATCATCCATTTGTAACATAAGCAAACAATCAGATCTTGCAAAGCTGATTAGACAAACAACGGCAATCATCTGGGATGAAGCACCAATGGCAAATAAAGAATCAGTGCAATCATTATACCGCACTCTGAGAGACATATTAACAAACGATATGCCATTTGGAGGAAAAGTGATGGTGATGGGAGGAGATTTCCGCCAAGTACTGCCTGTCGTATCGAAAGGTAGTAAGTCACAAATGATTTCAGCTTCTATAGTTAAGTCTCATTTATGGGCTTCCACTAAAATTCTCTATTTGCGACAAAATATGCGATCTTCTAATGATCCTGTTTTTGCTGAGTATCTTGTGCACATTGGTGATGGAATTGAGCCCACCATACATAAAGACTTTGTACGGATACAAACAAATATGGCAATTTCATGGGAGGGTGAAACATCGTTACACAAGTTAATAGAAGAAATATTTTCAAACTTACAATCTCATGGGTGGGACGCTTCTTACATGGTAGAAAGGGCAATATTGACGCCAAAAAATCATGATGTGCAACAGCTTAATGATATAATTATCAACAAGTTTCTAGGACAAGAACGAAATTTAGTCTCATTTGATGAGGTAGAAGGAGATGTTAATAATTTATATCAACAAGAATACCTTAACTCAGTTTCTACAGGCAGGTTGCCACCTCATGTGTTGAAGGTAAAAAAAGGTGCACCTTTGATGTTATTGAGAAACATAGACCCTAAGGCCGGCTTATGCAATGGTACAAGGTTACTATGTCGTGGAACTTTTCAAAACATGTTGGACGTAGAAATTTTAACCAGCTATCACTGTGGAAGAAGAGCTTTCTTGCCTCGGATAAAACACAAAACAACAGAAAATTCAGGACTGCCTTTTATACTTATCCGGAAGTAA